One Edaphobacter flagellatus genomic region harbors:
- a CDS encoding complex I subunit 4 family protein yields MNLDHNILTIITFTPLAGAILLALLPDRDRIQQWGALIVTLLTFLFTLHLPFRYDHTVPAGAFQFEQNCSWITSPAIRYHVGVDGLSMWFVVLTGLLAPLGVLISWKTIDSRRRLFYVLFLLQQVAMLGIFVSLDLFLYYAFWELSLVPMALLIATFGRTENRRRAAIKFFLYAFIPSAILLVAMLWLYTRTGTFDYPQLAALASTHSISGNSTALWLASLAFLAAFAVKVPVFPLHGWLADAVSEAPTAAVMVIAGKLGLYSIMRFSFGIFPGQSHRIAPLMLALGAIGIVYGALIALVQKDLKRLAAFGTLGHVSVVVLGIFAFTVSGINGGIYQTLNEGIGGGALFMLLGLLYERYRTYDMREYGGLAAKLPWIVTMFVLTALSVTGLPMLNGFVGEFLVLSGSMQSAIAHHIGWTVLATTGVILTASYMLGMIQRIFYGDLSHRATQVAPLDLNAREHLALWPLVALFLFMGIASPVFMNIINTAATQIAETVNRTQAVNLNFETSSAKPGTATTNTLASTKGGK; encoded by the coding sequence ATGAATCTCGATCACAACATACTGACGATCATCACCTTCACTCCTCTTGCTGGAGCCATCCTGCTCGCGCTGCTTCCCGACCGCGACCGCATCCAGCAGTGGGGAGCGCTCATTGTCACCCTGCTGACCTTCCTCTTCACACTTCACCTTCCTTTCCGCTATGACCACACCGTTCCTGCCGGAGCCTTCCAGTTCGAGCAAAACTGCTCCTGGATCACCTCGCCCGCCATTCGCTATCACGTAGGCGTCGACGGCCTCTCCATGTGGTTCGTCGTCCTCACCGGCCTCCTCGCTCCGCTTGGCGTCCTTATCTCCTGGAAGACGATCGACTCGCGCCGCCGCCTCTTCTACGTCCTTTTCCTGCTCCAGCAGGTTGCGATGCTCGGCATCTTCGTCTCACTCGATCTCTTCCTCTACTACGCCTTCTGGGAGCTTTCGCTGGTCCCCATGGCGCTGCTGATCGCCACCTTCGGCCGCACGGAGAACCGCCGGCGCGCCGCCATCAAGTTCTTTCTCTACGCCTTCATCCCCTCGGCCATTCTGTTGGTCGCGATGCTCTGGCTCTACACCCGCACGGGCACGTTCGACTATCCGCAGCTTGCTGCTCTGGCCTCCACGCATAGCATCTCCGGCAACTCGACGGCACTCTGGCTGGCCTCGTTGGCCTTCCTCGCCGCCTTTGCGGTCAAGGTTCCGGTCTTCCCGCTGCATGGCTGGCTGGCTGACGCCGTCTCCGAAGCTCCGACCGCTGCCGTCATGGTCATCGCCGGCAAGCTTGGTCTTTACTCCATCATGCGATTCTCCTTCGGCATCTTTCCGGGACAATCGCATCGCATCGCACCTCTGATGCTTGCGCTCGGAGCCATCGGTATCGTCTACGGAGCCCTTATTGCTCTCGTACAAAAGGATCTCAAGCGCCTCGCTGCTTTCGGCACGCTTGGACACGTCTCCGTCGTCGTCCTCGGCATCTTTGCCTTCACCGTCTCCGGCATCAACGGCGGCATCTATCAAACCCTCAACGAAGGCATCGGCGGTGGAGCGCTCTTCATGCTTCTCGGCCTCCTCTACGAGCGCTACCGTACCTACGACATGCGCGAGTACGGCGGACTGGCGGCAAAGCTTCCCTGGATCGTGACCATGTTTGTGCTCACGGCACTTTCCGTCACCGGCCTGCCCATGCTCAACGGCTTTGTCGGCGAATTCCTTGTCCTCTCCGGTTCGATGCAGTCAGCTATCGCGCACCACATCGGCTGGACGGTACTCGCCACCACTGGCGTCATCCTCACCGCCTCCTACATGCTTGGCATGATCCAGCGGATCTTCTACGGCGATCTCAGCCATCGCGCGACGCAGGTCGCTCCGCTCGACCTCAATGCGCGTGAGCACCTTGCGCTCTGGCCGCTGGTTGCGCTCTTCCTCTTCATGGGCATCGCATCGCCCGTCTTCATGAACATCATCAATACCGCAGCCACGCAGATCGCCGAGACCGTCAATCGCACGCAGGCCGTCAACCTGAACTTCGAGACCAGCTCCGCAAAACCAGGCACTGCGACTACAAATACACTCGCTTCGACGAAAGGAGGCAAGTAG